The sequence ATCTTTCTTTACCGCATGAAGAGCAAATAGCATACCCTCCCTTTCCATGCGCTCTATTGTGGCTTCTTCTTGTTTCTAGAGATAAATTCTCAGGTCTGTTATCCGATTTGTTTTCGTTCTTGTGATGCACAATTTCATCAGGCCTTAGTTTTCTTCCGATTTTTTCTTCCATAACGACTCTATGCTCTCTTCTATTTATATTTTCTCCCCAAATCTTAGAAGAAAGAATTACGTATCCGTTTGCATCTATTGATTTTCCAGTTAAGAAGTTTGGGTGTTTCTTCCCAATTATTTTACGCTTGTTCATTTTTTTACCTCACTTGTTATGGCATTATACATGATATTAAATCATGCGTCCACCCCAATCCATTCAGGAATAAACATTTCGACTTTTGGCTGGTAGTCGTTCCACTCTTTTGATGATCCTCGAATCTCTTGCATCAACTGCTCTTTAACCATGCCCACCATTTCCTCGGCCATGTGCGTTGCGTCGGCTTCCTTTCGTTTGAAATTTTCCATGATGGCCGTTTCCGTTTCGGCGCAGATAACATAAACATCCACGGGTTTCTTTTGCCCAAACCTCCAGCAACGACGTATAGCTTGGTAGGTCTGTTCGTAGCTGTGGGATGCACCCATGAAAATCATTCGGTTGCACTTCTGCCAGTTCATGCCAAAACCGCAAATCGAAACCTTGGAAACCAACACACGAATATCCCCGTTGGTGAAACCAAGTAAGCGCTCTTTCTTTTCGTCCAGCGAATCCGAACCCTTGACCTGAACAGAGTCCTTAATGGCATTTTCTACGGCGTCGGCCTCATCATTCAATTCACACCAAACCAAGCACGTCCCTTTCTGGTTGGCAATTTCAGCGGCTATTTTCACGCGCTGATCCGCCGTGGCCTTGCGTGTCGCCCTTTGGTCCGATAGTGTTTTAACGTCAGGAGCAAAAAGAAAACCCTCTTTCCAAAAATCCCGATGATCCACTTCGATAATTCGAGTGTGGATGTTCAATGCGGGAAGATTAAATCCTTCATCGGAATAACCAAGGTCGGAAGGACGCTTCAACATGGCACCCCAAGAAGCCACCCAACGCCAGAACGGTTTCACCGCATGACCTTTTAAACGCCAGTCTTGGGTGTTATCCATGTCATGTACGAAGTATTCCGCCAGCATTTCGGTTCTTGTTTTCACGCCCAAAAATTCTGAGTGGTTACCAAGCTCCGTATAATCGTTGGGTGATGGCGTTGCCGTACACGCCAAACGATAAGGGGTAATTTGAAACGCCTCGATGAGCGCATTTCTTGTTCTACCCGAATATGATTTTAGGATCGAGGACTCATCCAAAACCACCCCAACAAAATCCTTCGGGTTGAAGTGTTCAAGCATTTCATAGTTCGTAATTGTTATTAAGTGGCCTTCATCCTTTCGGCAGTATGTGATGTGAATATCTAGTTTTTCTTTTGATTCCCTTACGGTCTGCTCTGCCACCGCCAACGGAGCCAAAATCAAAACTCGACCAAACCTGGAAACGTGTTTTGCCCATTCGGCCTGCATAAGTGTCTTTCCAAGTCCGGTATCGGCAAACAAAGCAGAACGTCCCTTCCTCAAAGACCAACGAACCAAGTCAGCCTGATATTCAAATAGAATTTTATTTATGTACTTCACTTCTATTCCATCAACGGAGTTAGTCTTGCTTTTGGATTCAATAAATTCTTGGTAGTTCACTTCATCCATCCTTTTAAAATCAGGAAGTAGTATTTCCAAACCGATATGCGTTTATGTGTACAAACCGTGACCCAATCTGGATGCGATAGATAATCGGGGTCGTGCATGTAATATTCCACTTTTTTCACGCATTCCCCCACGTTATAGCCCGAGACCTTTTCTCGCTTAGTTCGCAAGCCCTGCACTTCCCCTTGACCCACTTTTTGTGTGTTGGGCACATGTGGTACCCGTTCAGTTTTGCGACCTTCTCCTTGCGTCTCGCAAGGGATTTCATCGAATCGTAGGCGTTCACAGTTCAGTCTCCCTGATGCGAGTGGTACTTGGCCCATCGCTTTTGATCGAAAATCATCTGTTCCAACTTATGCAAGTCTCCGCCTTGGTGAATCGAGTAAAACATGTGGACCTTGCCGTCTGACAGTACGGCAGGCTCAAAAACCTCCGTTATTTCGTCGAGAGTTTTACGCATTTTTTGCCACCTTATTCATCTCACAGACTGGACACCCATCGACGTGCCGTCCTTCGTGTTTGCCTTTGATGTGATCGATGGTCATTGGATCGGGGCCAGGGCCCCCTACCACCAGTTTATCGTTCTCGACCAAAGGTAGGTATGTCTGTCTGTCTGTTGGTCTGTATGTATGTAGTGCAAG is a genomic window of Pseudomonadota bacterium containing:
- a CDS encoding HNH endonuclease → MNKRKIIGKKHPNFLTGKSIDANGYVILSSKIWGENINRREHRVVMEEKIGRKLRPDEIVHHKNENKSDNRPENLSLETRRSHNRAHGKGGYAICSSCGKERWYVPALLKKIKPGYKCGKCYHRKAKS
- a CDS encoding helicase, translating into MDEVNYQEFIESKSKTNSVDGIEVKYINKILFEYQADLVRWSLRKGRSALFADTGLGKTLMQAEWAKHVSRFGRVLILAPLAVAEQTVRESKEKLDIHITYCRKDEGHLITITNYEMLEHFNPKDFVGVVLDESSILKSYSGRTRNALIEAFQITPYRLACTATPSPNDYTELGNHSEFLGVKTRTEMLAEYFVHDMDNTQDWRLKGHAVKPFWRWVASWGAMLKRPSDLGYSDEGFNLPALNIHTRIIEVDHRDFWKEGFLFAPDVKTLSDQRATRKATADQRVKIAAEIANQKGTCLVWCELNDEADAVENAIKDSVQVKGSDSLDEKKERLLGFTNGDIRVLVSKVSICGFGMNWQKCNRMIFMGASHSYEQTYQAIRRCWRFGQKKPVDVYVICAETETAIMENFKRKEADATHMAEEMVGMVKEQLMQEIRGSSKEWNDYQPKVEMFIPEWIGVDA